In the Oryzias latipes chromosome 23, ASM223467v1 genome, one interval contains:
- the LOC101161687 gene encoding sodium- and chloride-dependent GABA transporter 2-like isoform X1: MKEDSAKAGLPNGASRDVLPASEQKMEERGQWSNKLEFILSVAGSIIGLGNMWRFPYLCYKNGGGAFLIPYLIFLFTCGVPVFFLETALGQYTSEGGITCWRKISPLFEGLGYGTQVIVTLLNFYYIIVLAWGIFYLSFSFSWDLPWSSCNNTWNTENCVELQRRNTSINQTVNPNSTSPVIEFWERRALRISPGIDQMGSLNWDLALCLLVAWVMCYFCIWKGVKSTGKVVYFTATFPYLMLIVLLIRGLTLPGAEIGIQFYLYPDLGRLADPQVWMDAGTQIFFSYAICLGSLTALGSYNKYNNNCYRDCLALCLLNSGTSFVAGFAIFSILGFMSYEQNVHISEVAESGPGLAFIAYPRAVSMMPFSPLWAALFFIMIVFLGLDSQFVCVESLVTAVVDMYPTVFRRKNRRELFLLAVVLFSFLMGLIMLMEGGMYVFQLFDYYAASGMCLLFMSIFETVCIAWVYGADRFYDNIEDMIGYRPGPYIKYCWLFFTPATCIGTFAFSLIKYTPLKYNNVYVYPWWGYIIGWLLALSSMICIPLWMVYKISTTQGTLKERVQLLIKPSGELPKTKREQERLLVIFAPDGDATKASNSYIPVLETDSSV, from the exons ATGAAAG AAGATTCTGCCAAAGCAGGCCTTCCCAATGGGGCCAGCCGGGATGTGCTGCCGGCCTCCGAGCAGAAGATGGAGGAGCGGGGTCAGTGGAGCAACAAGCTGGAGTTCATCCTGTCGGTGGCGGGCTCCATCATCGGCCTGGGGAACATGTGGCGCTTCCCCTACCTCTGCTACAAGAACGGAGGAG GTGCCTTCCTCATTCCGTACCTGATTTTCCTCTTCACCTGCGGCGTTCCCGTCTTCTTCCTGGAGACGGCGCTCGGCCAGTACACCAGCGAGGGCGGCATCACCTGCTGGAGGAAGATCAGCCCCTTGTTTGAAG GTCTTGGTTATGGAACCCAGGTGATTGTGACTCTGCTCAACTTCTACTACATCATCGTTCTGGCCTGGGGGATCTTCTACCTTTCCTTCTCGTTTTCCTGGGACCTCCCTTGGTCTTCCTGCAACAACACATGGAACACAG aaaACTGCGTGGAACTCCAACGGAGAAACACGTCAATCAATCAAACGGTGAACCCAAACTCCACCTCACCAGTTATTGAATTCTGGGA GAGAAGGGCGCTGAGGATTTCCCCCGGAATCGACCAGATGGGCTCCCTGAATTGGGACCTGGCGCTGTGTCTTCTCGTGGCCTGGGTCATGTGCTACTTCTGCATCTGGAAGGGAGTGAAATCCACAGGAAAG GTGGTCTACTTCACCGCAACCTTCCCCTATCTGATGCTGATTGTGCTGCTGATCCGAGGCCTCACCCTGCCTGGTGCTGAGATTGGAATCCAGTTCTATTTGTACCCCGACCTGGGCCGACTGGCTGACCCGCAG GTGTGGATGGACGCCGGCACCCAGATCTTCTTCTCCTATGCCATCTGTTTGGGCTCCCTGACCGCTCTAGGCAGCTATAACAAATACAACAATAACTGCTACAG AGATTGCCTGGCTCTGTGCCTACTGAACAGCGGCACCAGCTTTGTCGCCGGCTTTGCCATCTTCTCCATCCTGGGCTTCATGTCTTATGAGCAGAACGTTCACATCTCAGAGGTAGCAGAGTCTG GTCCCGGCCTGGCCTTCATTGCTTACCCCCGAGCTGTATCCATGATGCCCTTCTCCCCTTTGTGGGCCGCCCTCTTCTTCATCATGATTGTCTTTCTGGGACTAGACAGTCAG TTTGTATGCGTGGAGAGCCTGGTGACAGCAGTTGTAGACATGTACCCCACTGTGTTCCGCCGGAAGAACCGCAGAGAGCTTTTCCTGTTAGCCGTGGTTCTCTTCTCCTTCCTCATGGGTCTCATCATGCTGATGGAG GGGGGCATGTATGTCTTCCAGCTGTTTGATTACTATGCAGCCAGCGGCATGTGTCTCCTCTTCATGTCCATCTTTGAGACGGTCTGCATTGCCTGGGTTTATG GAGCAGATCGCTTTTATGACAACATTGAGGACATGATCGGCTACCGTCCAGGACCTTACATCAAATATTGTTGGTTGTTCTTCACTCCTGCAACCTGCATT GGAACCTTTGCCTTCTCCCTCATTAAATACACTCCGCTGAAGTACAACAATGTCTATGTGTACCCGTGGTGGGGCTACATCATTGGATGGCTGCTCGCCCTCTCCTCCATGATTTGCATCCCATTGTGGATGGTGTACAAGATCAGCACCACCCAGGGAACTCTGAAGGAG CGTGTGCAGTTACTTATCAAACCATCTGGAGAATTACCCAAAACCAAAAGGGAGCAGGAGAGACTGCTGGTCATTTTTGCTCCGGATGGAGACGCCACCAAGGCTTCAAACAGCTATATCCCTGTCTTAGAGACAGACTCCAGCGTGTGA
- the LOC101161687 gene encoding sodium- and chloride-dependent GABA transporter 2-like isoform X2 yields MKAGLPNGASRDVLPASEQKMEERGQWSNKLEFILSVAGSIIGLGNMWRFPYLCYKNGGGAFLIPYLIFLFTCGVPVFFLETALGQYTSEGGITCWRKISPLFEGLGYGTQVIVTLLNFYYIIVLAWGIFYLSFSFSWDLPWSSCNNTWNTENCVELQRRNTSINQTVNPNSTSPVIEFWERRALRISPGIDQMGSLNWDLALCLLVAWVMCYFCIWKGVKSTGKVVYFTATFPYLMLIVLLIRGLTLPGAEIGIQFYLYPDLGRLADPQVWMDAGTQIFFSYAICLGSLTALGSYNKYNNNCYRDCLALCLLNSGTSFVAGFAIFSILGFMSYEQNVHISEVAESGPGLAFIAYPRAVSMMPFSPLWAALFFIMIVFLGLDSQFVCVESLVTAVVDMYPTVFRRKNRRELFLLAVVLFSFLMGLIMLMEGGMYVFQLFDYYAASGMCLLFMSIFETVCIAWVYGADRFYDNIEDMIGYRPGPYIKYCWLFFTPATCIGTFAFSLIKYTPLKYNNVYVYPWWGYIIGWLLALSSMICIPLWMVYKISTTQGTLKERVQLLIKPSGELPKTKREQERLLVIFAPDGDATKASNSYIPVLETDSSV; encoded by the exons ATGAAAG CAGGCCTTCCCAATGGGGCCAGCCGGGATGTGCTGCCGGCCTCCGAGCAGAAGATGGAGGAGCGGGGTCAGTGGAGCAACAAGCTGGAGTTCATCCTGTCGGTGGCGGGCTCCATCATCGGCCTGGGGAACATGTGGCGCTTCCCCTACCTCTGCTACAAGAACGGAGGAG GTGCCTTCCTCATTCCGTACCTGATTTTCCTCTTCACCTGCGGCGTTCCCGTCTTCTTCCTGGAGACGGCGCTCGGCCAGTACACCAGCGAGGGCGGCATCACCTGCTGGAGGAAGATCAGCCCCTTGTTTGAAG GTCTTGGTTATGGAACCCAGGTGATTGTGACTCTGCTCAACTTCTACTACATCATCGTTCTGGCCTGGGGGATCTTCTACCTTTCCTTCTCGTTTTCCTGGGACCTCCCTTGGTCTTCCTGCAACAACACATGGAACACAG aaaACTGCGTGGAACTCCAACGGAGAAACACGTCAATCAATCAAACGGTGAACCCAAACTCCACCTCACCAGTTATTGAATTCTGGGA GAGAAGGGCGCTGAGGATTTCCCCCGGAATCGACCAGATGGGCTCCCTGAATTGGGACCTGGCGCTGTGTCTTCTCGTGGCCTGGGTCATGTGCTACTTCTGCATCTGGAAGGGAGTGAAATCCACAGGAAAG GTGGTCTACTTCACCGCAACCTTCCCCTATCTGATGCTGATTGTGCTGCTGATCCGAGGCCTCACCCTGCCTGGTGCTGAGATTGGAATCCAGTTCTATTTGTACCCCGACCTGGGCCGACTGGCTGACCCGCAG GTGTGGATGGACGCCGGCACCCAGATCTTCTTCTCCTATGCCATCTGTTTGGGCTCCCTGACCGCTCTAGGCAGCTATAACAAATACAACAATAACTGCTACAG AGATTGCCTGGCTCTGTGCCTACTGAACAGCGGCACCAGCTTTGTCGCCGGCTTTGCCATCTTCTCCATCCTGGGCTTCATGTCTTATGAGCAGAACGTTCACATCTCAGAGGTAGCAGAGTCTG GTCCCGGCCTGGCCTTCATTGCTTACCCCCGAGCTGTATCCATGATGCCCTTCTCCCCTTTGTGGGCCGCCCTCTTCTTCATCATGATTGTCTTTCTGGGACTAGACAGTCAG TTTGTATGCGTGGAGAGCCTGGTGACAGCAGTTGTAGACATGTACCCCACTGTGTTCCGCCGGAAGAACCGCAGAGAGCTTTTCCTGTTAGCCGTGGTTCTCTTCTCCTTCCTCATGGGTCTCATCATGCTGATGGAG GGGGGCATGTATGTCTTCCAGCTGTTTGATTACTATGCAGCCAGCGGCATGTGTCTCCTCTTCATGTCCATCTTTGAGACGGTCTGCATTGCCTGGGTTTATG GAGCAGATCGCTTTTATGACAACATTGAGGACATGATCGGCTACCGTCCAGGACCTTACATCAAATATTGTTGGTTGTTCTTCACTCCTGCAACCTGCATT GGAACCTTTGCCTTCTCCCTCATTAAATACACTCCGCTGAAGTACAACAATGTCTATGTGTACCCGTGGTGGGGCTACATCATTGGATGGCTGCTCGCCCTCTCCTCCATGATTTGCATCCCATTGTGGATGGTGTACAAGATCAGCACCACCCAGGGAACTCTGAAGGAG CGTGTGCAGTTACTTATCAAACCATCTGGAGAATTACCCAAAACCAAAAGGGAGCAGGAGAGACTGCTGGTCATTTTTGCTCCGGATGGAGACGCCACCAAGGCTTCAAACAGCTATATCCCTGTCTTAGAGACAGACTCCAGCGTGTGA
- the LOC101161687 gene encoding sodium- and chloride-dependent GABA transporter 2-like isoform X3, producing MKGLPNGASRDVLPASEQKMEERGQWSNKLEFILSVAGSIIGLGNMWRFPYLCYKNGGGAFLIPYLIFLFTCGVPVFFLETALGQYTSEGGITCWRKISPLFEGLGYGTQVIVTLLNFYYIIVLAWGIFYLSFSFSWDLPWSSCNNTWNTENCVELQRRNTSINQTVNPNSTSPVIEFWERRALRISPGIDQMGSLNWDLALCLLVAWVMCYFCIWKGVKSTGKVVYFTATFPYLMLIVLLIRGLTLPGAEIGIQFYLYPDLGRLADPQVWMDAGTQIFFSYAICLGSLTALGSYNKYNNNCYRDCLALCLLNSGTSFVAGFAIFSILGFMSYEQNVHISEVAESGPGLAFIAYPRAVSMMPFSPLWAALFFIMIVFLGLDSQFVCVESLVTAVVDMYPTVFRRKNRRELFLLAVVLFSFLMGLIMLMEGGMYVFQLFDYYAASGMCLLFMSIFETVCIAWVYGADRFYDNIEDMIGYRPGPYIKYCWLFFTPATCIGTFAFSLIKYTPLKYNNVYVYPWWGYIIGWLLALSSMICIPLWMVYKISTTQGTLKERVQLLIKPSGELPKTKREQERLLVIFAPDGDATKASNSYIPVLETDSSV from the exons ATGAAAG GCCTTCCCAATGGGGCCAGCCGGGATGTGCTGCCGGCCTCCGAGCAGAAGATGGAGGAGCGGGGTCAGTGGAGCAACAAGCTGGAGTTCATCCTGTCGGTGGCGGGCTCCATCATCGGCCTGGGGAACATGTGGCGCTTCCCCTACCTCTGCTACAAGAACGGAGGAG GTGCCTTCCTCATTCCGTACCTGATTTTCCTCTTCACCTGCGGCGTTCCCGTCTTCTTCCTGGAGACGGCGCTCGGCCAGTACACCAGCGAGGGCGGCATCACCTGCTGGAGGAAGATCAGCCCCTTGTTTGAAG GTCTTGGTTATGGAACCCAGGTGATTGTGACTCTGCTCAACTTCTACTACATCATCGTTCTGGCCTGGGGGATCTTCTACCTTTCCTTCTCGTTTTCCTGGGACCTCCCTTGGTCTTCCTGCAACAACACATGGAACACAG aaaACTGCGTGGAACTCCAACGGAGAAACACGTCAATCAATCAAACGGTGAACCCAAACTCCACCTCACCAGTTATTGAATTCTGGGA GAGAAGGGCGCTGAGGATTTCCCCCGGAATCGACCAGATGGGCTCCCTGAATTGGGACCTGGCGCTGTGTCTTCTCGTGGCCTGGGTCATGTGCTACTTCTGCATCTGGAAGGGAGTGAAATCCACAGGAAAG GTGGTCTACTTCACCGCAACCTTCCCCTATCTGATGCTGATTGTGCTGCTGATCCGAGGCCTCACCCTGCCTGGTGCTGAGATTGGAATCCAGTTCTATTTGTACCCCGACCTGGGCCGACTGGCTGACCCGCAG GTGTGGATGGACGCCGGCACCCAGATCTTCTTCTCCTATGCCATCTGTTTGGGCTCCCTGACCGCTCTAGGCAGCTATAACAAATACAACAATAACTGCTACAG AGATTGCCTGGCTCTGTGCCTACTGAACAGCGGCACCAGCTTTGTCGCCGGCTTTGCCATCTTCTCCATCCTGGGCTTCATGTCTTATGAGCAGAACGTTCACATCTCAGAGGTAGCAGAGTCTG GTCCCGGCCTGGCCTTCATTGCTTACCCCCGAGCTGTATCCATGATGCCCTTCTCCCCTTTGTGGGCCGCCCTCTTCTTCATCATGATTGTCTTTCTGGGACTAGACAGTCAG TTTGTATGCGTGGAGAGCCTGGTGACAGCAGTTGTAGACATGTACCCCACTGTGTTCCGCCGGAAGAACCGCAGAGAGCTTTTCCTGTTAGCCGTGGTTCTCTTCTCCTTCCTCATGGGTCTCATCATGCTGATGGAG GGGGGCATGTATGTCTTCCAGCTGTTTGATTACTATGCAGCCAGCGGCATGTGTCTCCTCTTCATGTCCATCTTTGAGACGGTCTGCATTGCCTGGGTTTATG GAGCAGATCGCTTTTATGACAACATTGAGGACATGATCGGCTACCGTCCAGGACCTTACATCAAATATTGTTGGTTGTTCTTCACTCCTGCAACCTGCATT GGAACCTTTGCCTTCTCCCTCATTAAATACACTCCGCTGAAGTACAACAATGTCTATGTGTACCCGTGGTGGGGCTACATCATTGGATGGCTGCTCGCCCTCTCCTCCATGATTTGCATCCCATTGTGGATGGTGTACAAGATCAGCACCACCCAGGGAACTCTGAAGGAG CGTGTGCAGTTACTTATCAAACCATCTGGAGAATTACCCAAAACCAAAAGGGAGCAGGAGAGACTGCTGGTCATTTTTGCTCCGGATGGAGACGCCACCAAGGCTTCAAACAGCTATATCCCTGTCTTAGAGACAGACTCCAGCGTGTGA